A genomic region of Anopheles coustani chromosome 3, idAnoCousDA_361_x.2, whole genome shotgun sequence contains the following coding sequences:
- the LOC131271497 gene encoding hatching enzyme 1.2, with translation MAGTILHLSIVCLLASYLSGVDSAVILPKIPDVLNPPVPDGVDLVQQSAFLESTDQDPEVTPGLFQGDMAMDNRMYRYWRVGLNWDVFPERIWPNGTVPYAISPLYEVDDQVTILQAIRTLNFMTCVNFVPWNGKDKDFLLIWPIKYPKGCWSYVGKIGGTQIVSLQPPDERSPNCLGNEGRAIHELMHALGIFHEQSRADRDRFVKIIWDNIIPAFKSNFEKQSLKNTTYSFEYDYNSIMHYGKNYFSIGKGKPTIETKMPGIKLGQRQALSTTDCLKINDLYKCLDNPKISKKYYNLCKTLGI, from the exons ATGGCTGGCACTATTTTGCACCTCAGCATAGTTTGCTTGTTGGCAAGCTACCTCTCCGGTGTCGATTCGGCCGTCATACTACCGAAAATACCTGACGTTCTAAATCCACCTGTTCCGGACGGTGTCGACCTAGTACAGCAGTCCGCCTTTCTCGAGAGCACCGACCAGGACCCGGAAGTGACCCCCGGCCTATTCCAGGGCGACATGGCCATGGACAACCGGATGTACCGGTACTGGCGCGTCGGCCTGAACTGGGATGTGTTTCCGGAGCGCATCTGGCCGAACGGTACCGTACCGTACGCGATCAGTCCATTGTACGAGGTGGACGATCAGGTGACAATACTGCAGGCCATCCGCACGCTCAACTTCATGACGTGCGTCAACTTCGTACCATGGAACGGCAAGGACAAGGACTTTCTGCTAATCTGGCCGATTAAGTATCCGAAAGGTTGCTGGAGCTACGTTGGTAAGATTGGCGGCACGCAGATCGTGTCCTTGCAGCCACCGGACGAGCGTAGCCCGAACTGTCTCGGCAACGAGGGTCGCGCGATTCACGAGTTAATGCACGCGCTAGGCATCTTCCACGAGCAGTCCCGTGCCGACCGGGATCGCTTTGTGAAAATTATATGGGACAACATCATTCCAG CTTTCAAATCCAACTTCGAAAAGCAATCGTTGAAAAACACCACGTACAGCTTCGAGTACGACTACAATAGCATCATGCACTACGGGAAAAACTACTTCAGCATCGGTAAGGGTAAGCCGACGATTGAGACCAAGATGCCGGGGATCAAGCTCGGCCAGCGCCAGGCGCTTAGCACGACCGACTGCCTGAAAATCAACGATTTGTACAAGTGTCTAGACAATCCTAAGATAAGCAAAAAGTACTACAACCTTTGCAAAACTCTTGGCATTTGA
- the LOC131259304 gene encoding uncharacterized protein LOC131259304: MLGVVNRRSLTAVVRSLCYSTSSSANFGSRLRIPEVNAVATARPQLDCDRSRILLPTAISPSFSRFYSTPFNKESIVDEFDMAPRFEREDYKKEPYHGVKRTGTEFKRGSGSRSGGSGGYGGSSGANGSGGGYGGGGSRFGGGGGGNGGRRDKWSDAGVTMQKIDWSKLTLAPFKKDFYREHSVVRNRSQKDVDRFLAKHDITLVGDCPKPITEFDEADIPDYVMREIEKQGYKSPTPIQAQGWPIALSGLNMVGVAKTGSGKTLGYMLPAIVHINHQKPDPSVRGPLVLVLAPTRELAQQIQQVATDFGSSSYIRNTCLFGGSSKGPQASDLRRGVEIVIATPGRLIDFLESGTTTLQRVTYLVLDEADRMLDMGFEPQIRKILEQVRPDRQILMWSATWPKEVQRLARDFLGDYVQINVGSLELSANHNITQHVRVIEETEKNQELGKLLEELYRAGNPGKILIFTTTKRRCDQISMQIRRYGYDAVGMHGDKSQQERERALNRFRNARSCILVATDVAARGLDVDGIKVVINYDYPQQTEDYVHRIGRTGRSNATGEAYTFFTYNERKMAKELVSILEEAHQVVPPELAKWRHMGGGGNNRFSRFGTFRGGRDFGSGGRGGSRFGGGGGGDYRNGGGSSSSSFGLKRQYDGASSSRGGYGGGAGSSNGYSNSYGAAAASSSSNGYDSRGTKHTRFDE; the protein is encoded by the exons ATGTTGGGTGTAGTGAATCGCCGGTCACTAACGGCAGTTGTTCGTTCTCTTTGTTACAGTACATCATCGTCGGCCAATTTCGGTAGTCGCTTGCGAATCCCGGAAGTCAACGCAGTAGCTACAGCACGACCCCAGCTCGACTGCGATCGTTCACGGATTTTGCTTCCTACGGCCATATCGCCAAGTTTCAGTCGATTTTATTCGACTCCCTTCAATAAGGAAAGCATTGTGGACGAATTTGACAT GGCTCCGAGATTCGAGCGAGAAGACTACAAGAAGGAACCGTACCACGGTGTGAAGCGCACCGGCACGGAATTCAAACGAGGTTCCGGCTCGCGCAGTGGTGGAAGTGGTGGTTACGGTGGTAGTAGCGGTGCCAACGGCTCCGGTGGTGGGTACGGTGGAGGAGGTAGCCGTTTTGGCGGCGGAGGTGGCGGCAATGGAGGGCGTCGTGACAAGTGGTCCGACGCCGGCGTCACGATGCAGAAGATCGACTGGAGCAAACTAACGTTGGCACCGTTCAAGAAGGACTTCTACCGCGAACACTCGGTCGTGCGTAATCGCTCGCAGAAAGACGTCGATCGGTTCCTAGCGAAGCACGACATTACGCTCGTTGGCGACTGCCCGAAGCCTATCACCGAGTTCGATGAGGCCGACATTCCCGACTACGTGATGCGCGAGATCGAGAAGCAGGGCTACAAGAGTCCGACACCGATCCAGGCCCAGGGCTGGCCGATTGCGCTAAGCGGTCTGAACATGGTCGGCGTGGCGAAGACCGGTTCCGGCAAAACGCTCGGCTACATGCTACCGGCCATCGTGCACATCAACCATCAGAAGCCGGACCCGTCCGTCCGTGGGCCGCTTGTGCTTGTGCTGGCGCCGACCCGTGAACTCGCTCAGCAGATCCAGCAGGTGGCGACGGATTTTGGCTCCTCGTCGTACATTCGCAACACGTGCCTGTTCGGTGGCTCCAGCAAGGGACCGCAGGCTTCGGACTTGCGCCGTGGCGTAGAGATCGTCATTGCCACGCCAGGCCGTTTGATCGATTTCCTCGAATCCGGTACCACGACGCTCCAGCGCGTTACGTACCTGGTGCTGGACGAAGCTGATCGCATGTTGGACATGGGCTTCGAACCGCAGATCCGCAAGATCCTCGAGCAAGTTCGACCGGATCGACAGATTCTCATGTGGTCCGCCACTTGGCCAAAGGAGGTCCAACGATTGGCCCGCGATTTCCTCGGCGATTACGTCCAGATCAACGTTGGTTCATTGGAGCTGTCGGCCAATCACAACATTACCCAACACGTGCGTGTCATTGAGGAGACAGAGAAGAATCAAGA ACTCGGAAAGCTGCTGGAGGAACTATACCGTGCCGGAAATCCGGGCAAAATTCTGatcttcaccaccaccaagcgCCGGTGTGATCAGATAAGTATGCAAATCCGCCGCTATGGCTACGATGCGGTTGGAATGCACGGTGACAAATCACAGCAGGAGCGTGAACGTGCTCTGAATCGCTTCCGCAACGCCCGCTCCTGCATACTGGTGGCAACGGATGTGGCCGCTCGTGGTCTCG ATGTCGACGGAATCAAGGTGGTGATCAACTACGATTACCCGCAGCAGACGGAGGACTACGTCCATCGTATCGGCCGCACGGGGCGCTCCAATGCCACCGGCGAAGCGTACACCTTCTTCACCTACAACGAGCGCAAGATGGCGAAGGAGTTGGTCAGTATCCTCGAAGAGGCACACCAGGTGGTTCCACCGGAGCTTGCCAAGTGGCGTCACATGGGCGGCGGCGGTAACAATCGCTTCAGTCGCTTCGGCACATTCCGGGGTGGACGTGACTTTGGCTCTGGCGGACGCGGCGGTAGCCGCTTTGGTGGAGGCGGCGGTGGAGATTACCGTAATGGAGGtggatcgtcgtcgtcgtcgttcggtCTGAAGCGACAGTACGATGGGGCCAGCAGTAGCCGGGGCGGAtacggtggtggtgctggcaGCAGCAATGGTTATTCCAACAGCTACGGTGCAGCGGCGGCAAGTAGTAGTTCGAATGGCTACGATTCGCGGGGTACCAAACATACCAGATTCGATGAATAA
- the LOC131259306 gene encoding serine/threonine-protein kinase Doa-like, producing MPRSKRRLHSRSGSRSSVGGGGGGVGRYEEKRLKHHTESGDGYKSARKSNTSSSRRKRKRSEESHHQRSLGSTSGGHRKNRYREEKQPRRREDSRTSRKDREREREQHRPEDPKKHTSSAVRNDSDGHLIYQSGDVLHNRYKLLSTLGEGTFGRVVKVKDTAKEQTIALKIIRNVEKYRKAAKLEINVLEEIIAKDPFGRYLCIQMLDWFDFHGHICIAFEMLGLSVYDFLKDNKYEPFPMEHVRHMAYQLCFAVNFLHSIKLTHTDLKPENILFVNSEFTTVPSNSTRKSREVRHVNCSDIRLIDFGNAIFDHEYHSTIVSTRHYRAPEVILELGWAQPCDVWSIGCIMYELYLGITLFQTHDNREHLAMMERILGPIPYRMAKKTRTRYFHHGKLDWDEKTSNARYVRENCKPLARSAICDAPEHAQLFNLIGRMLEYDPNDRITLAEALDHPFFAKLPAHQKLHLQHRYGSNDKSTSSSVPAGSSRDFSHSLSR from the coding sequence ATGCCACGCTCAAAACGAAGGCTTCATTCGAGGTCCGGGTCCAGGTCGTCtgtcggcggcggcggcggcggcgttgGACGATACGAGGAGAAACGTTTGAAGCATCATACAGAGTCCGGCGACGGCTATAAGAGTGCGAGGAAATCAAACACAAGCTCGTCCCGTAGAAAACGGAAGCGTTCAGAAGAGTCTCATCACCAGCGCAGCCTCGGTTCCACCAGTGGCGGCCACAGGAAGAACAGATATCGGGAAGAGAAGCAGCCGAGGCGTCGCGAGGATTCACGGACGTCACGCAAAGACAGAGAGCGGGAGCGAGAGCAGCACCGGCCGGAAGATCCCAAAAAGCACACCAGCAGCGCCGTGAGGAACGACTCGGACGGACACTTGATATACCAATCCGGTGATGTACTGCATAATAGATACAAACTGTTATCTACCCTAGGTGAAGGTACTTTTGGGCGAGTGGTCAAAGTGAAGGACACGGCCAAGGAACAAACGATTGCCCTGAAGATCATACGGAACGTGGAGAAGTATCGCAAGGCGGCCAAGCTGGAGATCAATGTGCTGGAGGAGATCATTGCCAAAGATCCGTTCGGACGGTACCTGTGTATCCAGATGCTGGACTGGTTCGACTTCCATGGGCACATTTGTATAGCGTTCGAAATGCTCGGACTGAGCGTGTATGACTTCCTGAAGGATAACAAATACGAACCCTTCCCGATGGAGCACGTAAGACACATGGCCTATCAGTTGTGTTTTGCAGTTAATTTTCTGCACAGTATAAAGCTCACGCACACAGACCTAAAGCcagaaaatattttgttcgTCAACTCCGAGTTCACGACGGTGCCCAGCAATAGTACGAGGAAAAGTCGAGAAGTCCGCCACGTCAATTGTAGCGATATACGGTTGATCGATTTCGGCAACGCCATCTTCGACCATGAGTATCACAGCACGATCGTGTCGACGAGGCACTACCGGGCGCCGGAGGTGATACTGGAGCTGGGATGGGCACAACCGTGCGATGTCTGGTCGATCGGGTGCATTATGTACGAGCTTTACCTGGGTATCACGCTGTTCCAGACGCACGACAACCGAGAACATCTCGCGATGATGGAACGTATCCTCGGTCCCATTCCGTATCGCATGGCGAAGAAAACGCGCACTCGATACTTTCACCATGGCAAGCTCGACTGGGACGAGAAGACGTCGAACGCGCGGTACGTGCGCGAAAACTGCAAACCGCTCGCCCGCAGTGCCATTTGCGATGCTCCTGAACACGCGCAGTTGTTCAACCTCATCGGCCGGATGCTCGAGTACGATCCGAACGATCGGATCACGCTTGCCGAGGCGCTCGATCATCCCTTCTTCGCGAAACTACCCGCACACCAGAAGCTGCATCTACAGCATCGATACGGCAGTAATGATAAAAGTACGTCCTCTTCCGTACCGGCGGGTAGTTCACGGGACTTCTCGCATAGCCTTTcgagatga
- the LOC131259307 gene encoding prenylated Rab acceptor protein 1, which yields METPEVHIDVSGNMETPPQDTKSGFNLASFSNFSTRIPSLWELLRLSRQNIRPWSEFLQTSNFKTVANVSRLTNRIIRNLAYFQSNYLFVFLGLIVYCLLTSPLILIVLGAAFYACYKIKQNSTPVAFFSKQLNTSQQCVAVGVASVPLLYLAGAGAVMFWVLGASFFVISLHAAFYNIDAIVTEDMESFLSETV from the exons ATGGAAACTCCAGAAGTGCATATTGATGTTAGTGGGAACATGGAAACACCTCCGCAGGATACAAAATCCGGATTCAATTTGGCATC gttttccaatttttccacACGTATTCCAAGCCTGTGGGAGCTGCTTCGCTTAAGCCGGCAAAACATACGGCCATGGTCGGAATTCCTACAGACTTCCAACTTCAAGACGGTTGCTAATGTTTCTCGGCTTACGAATCGCATCATCCGGAATCTGGCCTATTTCCAAAGCAAttatctgtttgtttttctcggaTTGATTGTCTACTGTTT GTTAACCTCGCCACTAATATTGATCGTGCTTGGCGCGGCGTTCTACGCTTGCTATAAAATCAAGCAGAACAGCACTCCCGTGGCTTTTTTCAGCAAACAACTGAACACAAGTCAACAGTGCGTTGCAGTGGGTGTTGCATCGGTTCCACTGCTGTACCTGGCAGGAGCAGGAGCAGTAATGTTCTGGGTGCTGGGTGCCTCATTTTTTGTGATATCACTACACGCGGCCTTCTACAATATTGACGCTATCGTTACCGAAGATATGGAATCCTTCCTTTCCGAAACAGTATGA
- the LOC131259305 gene encoding F-box/LRR-repeat protein 7 isoform X2, whose amino-acid sequence MDLSSDVWNQVALEASQLYFTEDGKSPFANTSIEKLPDKVILHIFSYLSHLEICRMAMVCRRWRTIAYNTQLWKNVSLRPEVSGLHVGSLESLLSLISVRFGPSLRYIELPIELITHTVLHELSSKCPNLTHMLLDFSTAMQLHDFSEMQAFPAKLRYMCICLSEVIFMEGFMRKIYNFINGLEVLHLIGTYEKCEEEEEEIYEVINVHKLKSATPNLRVINLYGINFIDDSHIDAFSSNCIQLECLAVNYCNKVTGSTLKALLARSKQLKCLLMNGTSLKSEYVMQAEWDKCSVQELDISGTDLSSECLIDVLTRIPTLRFLSAGQINGFNDSVLKAWMEGGNPKTLIALDLDSSDNISDEALARFITRYGAQLQACVLSGMTHITDQLWMTILPILTNIRIIVMGTTERLSGNIHVDQLMDTIGSHCTKLERLELRWDPENLRFSDKSQKAIDLLRVKCLKLRCLVLNDGRYYETVKANFERADRTTVVRTTTSCRVSAYHVLSNYNDLIFN is encoded by the exons ATGGATCTATCGAGCGATGTCTGGAACCAAGTGGCCCTGGAAGCTTCACAACTCTACTTCACCGAGGATGGCAAAAGCCCGTTTGCTAATACG TCCATCGAGAAACTTCCGGATAAGGTGATCCTGCACATCTTTTCCTACCTAAGCCACTTGGAGATATGTCGTATGGCGATGGTATGCCGCCGTTGGCGCACGATCGCCTACAACACGCAGCTGTGGAAGAACGTTTCGCTGCGACCGGAAGTGTCAGGGCTGCACGTTGGCTCGCTGGAGTCGCTGCTGTCGCTGATTTCTGTCCGCTTTGGTCCATCATTGCGTTACATTGAACTGCCCATCGAACTGATCACCCACACCGTGCTGCACGAACTGTCGTCCAAGTGTCCGAACCTTACCCACATGCTGCTGGACTTTTCGACTG CCATGCAGTTGCATGATTTTAGCGAAATGCAAGCCTTCCCGGCCAAGCTTCGGTACATGTGCATCTGTCTGTCGGAAGTTATCTTCATGGAAGGTTTTATGCGTAAAATCTACAACTTTATCAACGGGCTCGAGGTGCTGCATTTGATCGGCACGTATGAAAAGTGtgaagaggaagaggaggaaatCTACGAGGTCATCAACGTGCATAAGCTGAAGTCCGCCACACCGAACCTGCGCGTTATCAACCTGTACGGAATCAACTTTATCGACGACTCTCACATCGATGCGTTCAGCTCCAACTGTATCCAGCTCGAGTGTCTGGCCGTCAACTACTGCAACAAGGTCACCGGTTCCACGCTGAAGGCGCTGCTGGCCAGATCGAAGCAGTTGAAGTGTCTGCTGATGAACGGTACGAGCCTGAAGTCGGAGTATGTAATGCAGGCGGAATGGGACAAGTGTTCCGTGCAAGAGTTAGATATCTCGGGCACCGATCTTTCCTCCGAGTGCCTGATCGATGTGCTGACGAGAATTCCAACGCTCCGTTTCCTGAGCGCTGGCCAGATCAATGGGTTCAACGATTCTGTCCTTAAGGCATGGATGGAGGGCGGTAACCCGAAAACTTTGATCGCACTCGATCTCGACTCATCCGATAACATCTCTGACGAGGCGTTGGCTCGCTTCATCACGCGCTACGGAGCGCAGCTGCAAGCGTGCGTCTTGTCTGGGATGACTCACATTACCGATCAGCTGTGGATGACGATCCTACCGATCCTGACAAACATTCGCATCATTGTGATGGGTACCACGGAACGTCTGAGCGGTAACATCCACGTTGATCAGCTAATGGATACGATTGGATCGCACTGTACGAAGCTGGAGCGACTGGAACTACGCTGGGATCCGGAAAATCTGCGGTTCTCGGACAAGAGCCAGAAAGCGATCGATCTTTTGCGTGTCAAATGTCTAAAGCTACGCTGCCTCGTTCTCAA CGACGGTCGTTACTATGAGACGGTGAAGGCCAATTTCGAACGTGCCGATCGTACGACTGTCGTACGCACTACGACGAGCTGCCGCGTGTCAGCCTACCACGTGCTCAGCAATTACAacgatttgatttttaattga
- the LOC131259305 gene encoding F-box/LRR-repeat protein 7 isoform X1, translating into MSTFKQRQSIANLLLGTNMDVDEDTHRVIFVSNCSIEKLPDKVILHIFSYLSHLEICRMAMVCRRWRTIAYNTQLWKNVSLRPEVSGLHVGSLESLLSLISVRFGPSLRYIELPIELITHTVLHELSSKCPNLTHMLLDFSTAMQLHDFSEMQAFPAKLRYMCICLSEVIFMEGFMRKIYNFINGLEVLHLIGTYEKCEEEEEEIYEVINVHKLKSATPNLRVINLYGINFIDDSHIDAFSSNCIQLECLAVNYCNKVTGSTLKALLARSKQLKCLLMNGTSLKSEYVMQAEWDKCSVQELDISGTDLSSECLIDVLTRIPTLRFLSAGQINGFNDSVLKAWMEGGNPKTLIALDLDSSDNISDEALARFITRYGAQLQACVLSGMTHITDQLWMTILPILTNIRIIVMGTTERLSGNIHVDQLMDTIGSHCTKLERLELRWDPENLRFSDKSQKAIDLLRVKCLKLRCLVLNDGRYYETVKANFERADRTTVVRTTTSCRVSAYHVLSNYNDLIFN; encoded by the exons ATGAGTACTTTCAAACAACGACAAAGTATTGCCAATTTGTTGCTGGGAACAAATATGGATGTTGACGAAGATACTCATCGAGTGATTTTCGTTTCCAACTGT TCCATCGAGAAACTTCCGGATAAGGTGATCCTGCACATCTTTTCCTACCTAAGCCACTTGGAGATATGTCGTATGGCGATGGTATGCCGCCGTTGGCGCACGATCGCCTACAACACGCAGCTGTGGAAGAACGTTTCGCTGCGACCGGAAGTGTCAGGGCTGCACGTTGGCTCGCTGGAGTCGCTGCTGTCGCTGATTTCTGTCCGCTTTGGTCCATCATTGCGTTACATTGAACTGCCCATCGAACTGATCACCCACACCGTGCTGCACGAACTGTCGTCCAAGTGTCCGAACCTTACCCACATGCTGCTGGACTTTTCGACTG CCATGCAGTTGCATGATTTTAGCGAAATGCAAGCCTTCCCGGCCAAGCTTCGGTACATGTGCATCTGTCTGTCGGAAGTTATCTTCATGGAAGGTTTTATGCGTAAAATCTACAACTTTATCAACGGGCTCGAGGTGCTGCATTTGATCGGCACGTATGAAAAGTGtgaagaggaagaggaggaaatCTACGAGGTCATCAACGTGCATAAGCTGAAGTCCGCCACACCGAACCTGCGCGTTATCAACCTGTACGGAATCAACTTTATCGACGACTCTCACATCGATGCGTTCAGCTCCAACTGTATCCAGCTCGAGTGTCTGGCCGTCAACTACTGCAACAAGGTCACCGGTTCCACGCTGAAGGCGCTGCTGGCCAGATCGAAGCAGTTGAAGTGTCTGCTGATGAACGGTACGAGCCTGAAGTCGGAGTATGTAATGCAGGCGGAATGGGACAAGTGTTCCGTGCAAGAGTTAGATATCTCGGGCACCGATCTTTCCTCCGAGTGCCTGATCGATGTGCTGACGAGAATTCCAACGCTCCGTTTCCTGAGCGCTGGCCAGATCAATGGGTTCAACGATTCTGTCCTTAAGGCATGGATGGAGGGCGGTAACCCGAAAACTTTGATCGCACTCGATCTCGACTCATCCGATAACATCTCTGACGAGGCGTTGGCTCGCTTCATCACGCGCTACGGAGCGCAGCTGCAAGCGTGCGTCTTGTCTGGGATGACTCACATTACCGATCAGCTGTGGATGACGATCCTACCGATCCTGACAAACATTCGCATCATTGTGATGGGTACCACGGAACGTCTGAGCGGTAACATCCACGTTGATCAGCTAATGGATACGATTGGATCGCACTGTACGAAGCTGGAGCGACTGGAACTACGCTGGGATCCGGAAAATCTGCGGTTCTCGGACAAGAGCCAGAAAGCGATCGATCTTTTGCGTGTCAAATGTCTAAAGCTACGCTGCCTCGTTCTCAA CGACGGTCGTTACTATGAGACGGTGAAGGCCAATTTCGAACGTGCCGATCGTACGACTGTCGTACGCACTACGACGAGCTGCCGCGTGTCAGCCTACCACGTGCTCAGCAATTACAacgatttgatttttaattga
- the LOC131272207 gene encoding tRNA-uridine aminocarboxypropyltransferase 1 produces MAINDPTVRPDPFEGMSIAPTNFLMDVEGRSACPVCGKSRKFFCYTCYVPVAEIQSSVPRIQLPVKVDVIKHKNEIDGKSTAVHAAILAPDDVKIYTYPEIPDYREEEGVVLIFPTPSALTVASLFSGETYQMKENYGLPKGYHMGTLLRFRLNDIVDAHVQQEHQPQQQQEQEDIPEFLPPRDDSFPIKKAIFIDSTWSQCRGIYKDERLHSLRTVVIQNRISQFWRHQRNSPRWFLATVEAIHQFLMEVHIAAWGLDSRYRGLDHIHLNMDQIQKSRIFLPDEKCGNGVRPYNGQYDNILFFFRHMYNLIHKHYDHETLKAYKRPLY; encoded by the coding sequence ATGGCAATTAACGATCCAACTGTACGGCCGGATCCTTTCGAAGGTATGAGCATAGCACCAACCAACTTTTTAATGGACGTCGAAGGCCGCAGTGCATGTCCGGTTTGTGGGAAGTCTCGAAAGTTTTTCTGCTACACCTGCTATGTTCCAGTTGCAGAAATTCAGTCTAGCGTACCGCGTATTCAATTACCAGTTAAAGTAGACGTTATaaagcataaaaatgaaatcgatggaaaaagcACGGCTGTCCATGCGGCTATATTAGCACCGGATGATGTCAAGATCTACACCTACCCCGAGATACCGGACTACCGTGAAGAGGAAGGTGTAGTTTTGATTTTCCCCACACCGTCGGCATTGACGGTCGCAAGCTTGTTTAGTGGAGAAACATATCAGATGAAGGAAAACTATGGCCTTCCCAAAGGATACCATATGGGCACGCTACTGCGGTTTCGATTGAACGATATCGTCGACGCACACGTTCAACAAGAGCACCAACCTCAGCAACAGCAGGAGCAAGAAGATATCCCGGAGTTTTTACCACCTAGGGACGATAGTTTCCCTATAAAGAAAGCCATTTTCATCGACAGTACGTGGAGTCAATGCAGAGGAATCTACAAAGATGAACGGCTTCATAGCTTAAGAACGGTGGTTATTCAGAATCGAATATCCCAATTCTGGCGGCATCAACGCAATAGTCCGAGATGGTTTTTGGCCACAGTAGAAGCAATTCATCAATTCCTTATGGAAGTTCATATTGCCGCGTGGGGTCTCGATAGTCGTTATCGAGGATTGGATCACATTCACCTCAACATGGATCAAATTCAGAAGAGTCGTATCTTTCTACCGGATGAGAAATGTGGAAATGGGGTGAGGCCATACAATGGCCAGTACGATAACATACTGTTCTTTTTCCGTCATATGTACAACCTGATTCACAAACATTATGACCATGAGACATTAAAGGCGTACAAACGACCACTTTACTAA
- the LOC131272208 gene encoding signal peptidase complex subunit 1, producing MFNIATHMDFEGQGRAEKLSRIIITLFGGVGLVWGYIIQQFSQTVYILIAGVLLASILTIPPWPIYRKKPLNWQKPRPESQPAQASSSDDTKKKKKN from the exons ATGTTCAATATTGCAACCCACATG gACTTTGAAGGCCAAGGACGGGCCGAAAAGCTGTCCCGTATCATCATCACACTGTTTGGAGGGGTCGGTCTCGTGTGGGGCTACATCATCCAGCAGTTTTCGCAAACCGTTTACATTCTTATCGCTGGCGTCCTACTAGCATCTATT CTAACCATTCCACCGTGGCCCATCTATCGCAAGAAACCTCTGAACTGGCAAAAGCCACGTCCTGAATCACAACCCGCACAAGCTTCTTCTTCAGATgacacgaaaaagaaaaagaagaattag
- the LOC131261128 gene encoding uncharacterized protein LOC131261128 has product MSKPNVLVLGGCGFIGRHLVDYLVTNDLARRIKVVDKTPPLMAWLNPKHSAAFADTRVEFASANLINSASCQNAFRTDDNGECGGWDYVINCAAETKPGQTDPVYQEGILKLSINCATEAVKHRAKRYVELSTGSMCSDEKIPQKEDCPVEPWTMVGKYKAKVEQELAGMNELPYTILRIPICYGVGDRKGLTPRIIIAGIYKHLGETMKLLWTGSMKMSLVHVDDVCGSIWELLQTDRTIHETINVCDDSDATQALISELLVDMFGIKIDYWGVTMSNMTKLDMAGAIEEINDRHLGPWAELCQRDGVLNTPLTPYMDQELLLHKHLHLSNEKLKSYGYQLRRPHLTRESLEEIVRDFIAMNHFPRTLLD; this is encoded by the exons atgtcAAAACCGAACGTTCTAGTCCTTGGAG GTTGTGGTTTCATTGGCCGGCATCTGGTGGACTATCTGGTCACGAATGATCTGGCCCGGCGCATTAAGGTGGTGGACAAAACTCCACCGCTCATGGCATGGCTCAATCCCAAGCACTCGGCTGCATTCGCGGACACCCGTGTGGAGTTTGCCAGTGCAAATTTAATCAATTCGGCGTCATGTCAAAATGCCTTTCGTACGGACGATAATGGCGAGTGCGGCGGTTGGGATTATGTGATCAACTGCGCGGCGGAGACGAAGCCCGGACAGACAGATCCCGTGTATCAGGAGGGGATTCTAAAGCTGAGCATCAACTGTGCAACGGAGGCTGTGAAGCATAGGGCCAAGCGGTACGTCGAGCTGAGCACCGGTAGCATGTGCTCCGACGAAAAGATTCCACAAAAAGAAGACTGCCCGGTGGAACCGTGGACGATGGTGGGAAAGTATAAGGCGAAAGTGGAACAGGAGCTTGCCGGCATGAACGAATTGCCGTACACAATCTTAAGGATTCCGATTTGCTACGGCGTTGGAGATAGGAAAGGACTGA cacCACGCATAATTATTGCGGGCATCTACAAGCACCTCGGAGAAACGATGAAACTGCTCTGGACCGGATCGATGAAGATGAGCCTGGTACATGTGGACGATGTGTGTGGCAGCATTTGGGAGCTTCTGCAAACCGATCGAACCATTCACGAGACGATCAATGTTTGCGATGATAGTGACGCTACGCAGGCCTTAATCAGCGAACTGCTGGTCGACATGTTCGGAATTAAGATTGACTACTGGGGCGTGACGATGTCCAACATGACGAAGCTCGATATGGCCGGTGCAATTGAAGAGATCAACGATCGGCACCTTGGCCCGTGGGCCGAACTGTGCCAGCGGGACGGCGTGCTCAATACGCCGCTGACGCCGTACATGGACCAGGAGCTGCTGCTCCACAAGCATCTGCATTTGAGCAACGAAAAACTTAAATCCTACGGATACCAATTGCGGCGCCCTCACCTTACTCGAGAGTCGTTAGAAGAAATAGTTCGAGATTTCATTGCGATGAACCACTTCCCGAGAACGTTGCTAGACTGA